The following proteins come from a genomic window of Archocentrus centrarchus isolate MPI-CPG fArcCen1 chromosome 3, fArcCen1, whole genome shotgun sequence:
- the LOC115778251 gene encoding calponin homology domain-containing protein DDB_G0272472-like, whose protein sequence is MEKRLIEKVQQDNKLTELEDKIHEQEKKNRKLRNTIWHPKDTFKFDVIHWVKEKDEDLQKKFDEVQKTNKELLKENEQQEAKNNELQRKLNEHIEEQRKIRDLEDAHKEEQRKHHELKATQRDLLRESHDLDLTYLKVQRKFQEAEGKTADLEMWLNIYKPKNEKIFESKEKYCALELTKLRGKLNEYTDLQCKLNDLEATHRDVQPKLRDAEKENEGLRAKLDEEQLKYEATLEAKEAATHSQRDVWQMKFCRQKEEEVEVGCRLQVAEKENERLQAELDEVELKTEEMLKEMKEREAKNAELQSKISDLEGMHAAVQPVQRKLQDVEKEKEALQAKIDEAQASAQLIDEKMLKLKEEHEVKQKELQDKIHDLEATHAEEQGKLQDTEREKEDLRAKLDKAKLKTEEMLKEMKEREAKNAELQSKISDLEGMHAAVQRKLQGAEKEKEDLRAKLDKAKLKTEEMLKEMKEREAKNAELQSKISDLEGMHAAVQRKLQDVEKEKEDLRAKLDEAQASAQLIDDKMLKMKEEHEAKQKELQDKIHDLEVKIPDIEKQIDDSDREAKLDREKGPVTLEKDHSPKKDLIMDTHTKIPINSKDNSVQHFDFGIPMMCTQQAVSNSSQSRPPVVMPKLQKKSLKQDVTPAPQTQVYIKPEEERSVHHFDFGIPVKYIQQAVSNSSQPRPSVVMPKLKMPPQVNQVKAAAGPRPRPVSAKEPQPSTPSVAGTSDSGRGKIMGKKGAESARLEAQKAVLLQEKEKLKAVLETVNVQIEMGKALLYKQKINTAGSLKIEQLEAAANEEKQQNIQTERLLAEQLAETKRLKEELAKAQKKLEEEKLQREEDVSRLQAEHIKITSMMKAAATKAQEDLENERSQWLQERSTIQSALKSLKESIDETMEEKDKFITDVMNQVHQLEQTQEEAQKKLKKRSLRKRFMQLFKRS, encoded by the exons atggaaaaaaggctCATAGAAAAGGTTCAACAGGACAATAAACTAACAGAGTTGGAGGACAAGATCCatgaacaggaaaagaaaaacagaaagttgCGGAACACGATCTGGCACCCGAAAGATACATTCAAATTTGATGTGATTCACTGGGTCAAGGAAAAAGATGAAGACTTGCAAAAGAAGTTTGATGAAGTccagaaaacaaataaagaactgCTTAAAGAAAACGAGCAACAAGAAGCTAAAAACAACGAGTTGCAGCGCAAGCTCAATGAACACATAGAGGAGCAACGCAAAATCCGTGACCTGGAAGATGCACACAAAGAGGAGCAGCGCAAACACCATGAACTGAAAGCGACACAGAGAGACTTGCTGCGCGAAAGCCATGACCTGGACCTTACATACTTAAAGGTGCAGCGCAAATTTCAGGAGGCtgagggaaaaactgcagatttgGAAATGTGGCTTAATATATACAagccaaaaaatgaaaaaatcttTGAATCGAAGGAAAAATATTGTGCCCTGGAACTCACAAAGTTGCGGGGCAAGCTCAATGAATACACAGATCTGCAGTGCAAACTCAATGACCTGGAAGCGACACACAGAGACGTGCAGCCCAAACTTCGGGacgcagagaaagaaaatgaaggtttGCGAGCGAAGCTTGATGAAGAACAGCTAAAATATGAAGCAACGCTTGAAGCAAAGGAAGCAGCGACACATTCACAGAGAGATGTTTGGCAGATGAAGTTCTGTaggcagaaagaggaagaggtaGAGGTGGGGTGCAGACTTCAGGtggcagagaaagaaaatgaacgCTTGCAAGCAGAACTTGATGAAGTCGAGCtaaaaactgaagaaatgcttaaagaaatgaaagaacgGGAAGCTAAAAACGCAGAGTTGCAGAGCAAGATCAGTGACCTGGAAGGGATGCACGCAGCGGTGCAAC CGGTGCAGCGCAAACTTCAGGAcgtagagaaagaaaaggaagcctTGCAAGCAAAAATTGATGAAGCCCAGGCTTCAGCCCAGTTAATAGATGAAAAAATGCTTAAACTGAAGGAAGAACATGAAGTTAAACAAAAGGAGTTGCAGGACAAAATCCATGACCTGGAAGCGACACACGCAGAGGAGCAGGGCAAACTtcaggacacagagagagaaaaggaagactTGCGAGCAAAGCTTGATAAAGCCAAGCtaaaaactgaagaaatgcttaaagaaatgaaagaacgGGAAGCTAAAAACGCAGAGTTGCAGAGCAAGATCAGTGACCTGGAAGGGATGCACGCAGCGGTGCAACGCAAACTTCAGGgcgcagagaaagaaaaggaagactTGCGAGCAAAGCTTGATAAAGCCAAGCtaaaaactgaagaaatgcttaaagaaatgaaagaacgGGAAGCTAAAAACGCAGAGTTGCAGAGCAAGATCAGTGACCTGGAAGGGATGCACGCAGCGGTGCAGCGCAAACTTCAGGAcgtagagaaagaaaaggaagactTGCGAGCAAAACTTGATGAAGCCCAGGCTTCAGCCCAGTTAATAGATgacaaaatgcttaaaatgaaGGAAGAACATGAAGCTAAACAAAAGGAGTTGCAGGACAAAATCCATGACCTGGAAGTGAAAATTCCAGACATAGAGAAACAAATTGATG ACAGCGACCGTGAAGCTAAACTGGACAGAGAAAAAGGACCTGTTACCCTGGAAAAGGATCATTCTCCAAAGAAAGACCTGATAATGGATACCCATACAAAGATACCCATAAACTCAAAGGACAACTCAGTCCAACACTTTGATTTTGGGATACCTATGATGTGCACCCAGCAGGCTGTAAGTAACAGCTCCCAGTCCAGACCGCCAGTCGTGATGCCCAAGTTGCAAAAGAAGAGTCTGAAGCAAGATGTGACCCCTGCACCACAAACACAGGTGTACATAAaaccagaagaagaaaggtCAGTGCATCACTTTGATTTTGGGATTCCTGTGAAGTACATCCAGCAGGCTGTAAGTAACAGCTCCCAGCCCAGACCATCAGTCGTGATGCCCAAGCTGAAAATGCCTCCCCAAGTGAATCAAGTCAAGGCTGCTGCTGGTCCCAGACCCCGGCCTGTCTCGGCTAAAGAACCACAGCCGTCTACACCCTCTGTTGCTGGAACCTCTGACTCAGGGAGAGGAAAAATCATGGGCAAAAAAGGAGCAGAGAGTGCACGGCTAGAAGCACAAAAGGCTGTCTTGCtgcaagaaaaagagaaattgaAAGCAGTGCTTGAAACTGTCAACGTCCAGATAGAAATGGGAAAGGCACTGCTTTATAAACAAAAGATCAACACAGCTGGTTCACTCAAAATTGAACAGCTGGAAGCAGCAGCcaatgaggaaaaacaacagaacatTCAGACCGAGAGGCTCTTAGCAGAACAGCTTGCAGAAACTAAGAGACTGAAGGAAGAGCTGGCCAAGGCACAGAAAAAACTTGAGGAGGAAAAACTTCAGAGGGAGGAGGACGTGTCACGTCTTCAGGCTGAGCACATCAAAATAACATCcatgatgaaagcagcagcaacCAAGGCCCAGGAAGACCTGGAAAATGAGCGGTCACAGTGGCTCCAGGAAAGGTCCACCATCCAGTCAGCTCTGAAATCCCTAAAGGAGTCCATTGATGAGACTATGGAAGAAAAAGATAAATTCATTACTGACGTAATGAATCAAGTCCATCAATTAGAGCAGACTCAAGAGGAGGCTCAGAAAAAGCTGAAGAAGAGATCTCTGAGGAAGAGATTTATGCAACTGTTTAAAAGATCCTGA
- the LOC115777449 gene encoding adhesion G protein-coupled receptor G3-like, translating to MWITLSLVTVVCFSTSQAGGFCENVLSECVESGASWTRCYEDRIATCRPRGRSMPGFKHLTVDSLQEANVSPTFQHRVHIPSSALQRSRGNVSEVLVVASVINSTYFKLSPPRRSRLGQFRRREGVVFRGSVLSVRAGNVILRDLPQPIKLIFSHDKEVENGTCVFWQESGTEDGTGYWSIEGCETTKTAEEFICSCNHLSFFAVLVNPQLSVSKSHAEELSYITYIGSALSIVFTFISLIIYICLHRRRPEKATRLHMQLTGAMLCLHLSFLLCCFWVWLLNENEDSSVCLVLGLFLHWSLLATFSWTALEGFHLYLLLSRVFNIDFRRYLLKLSLVGWGFPTLVAAICGISGVYGKYTLRLRDSKIPNTTAHICWMSSEFPQKHLLVSYITTVAFPSLVVLFNACIMGLVVFKLYGIRTGTGSIGNRVDWKKIKNDKGWNLWKDSVKVLGLSFVLGLPWGFSSTTYISLPGIYVFTIFNSLQGVFIFLWSVALTRRSHSDNNSSYNCHKKTTASLNSS from the exons ATGTGGATCACACTTTCTCTGGTCACAGTTGTCTGTTTTTCCACATCCCAAGCTGGTG GTTTCTGTGAAAATGTTCTCAGTGAGTGTGTAGAAAGTGGCGCCTCATGGACACG TTGTTACGAGGACAGAATTGCAACCTGTAGACCGAGAGGTCGCTCCATGCCGGGCTTCAAACATCTGACAGTAGACTCGCTTCAAGAG GCTAATGTGAGCCCCACATTTCAACACAGGGTTCACATCCCGTCCTCAGCTCTGCAGAGAAGCAGAGGAAATGTGTCAGAGGTCCTGGTGGTGGCCTCTGTGATTAACAGCACTTATTTTAAG CTCAGTCCTCCCCGAAGAAGCCGGCTGGGACAGTTTCGCCGCAGAGAAGGCGTCGTGTTCAGGGGCTCGGTCCTGTCAGTGCGGGCAGGAAACGTTATACTCAGAGACCTCCCACAACCCATCAAGTTAATCTTCTCACACGACAAAGAG GTGGAAAATGGAACTTGTGTATTTTGGCAGGAATCAGGGACGGAGGATGGAACAG gtTATTGGAGCATTGAAGGCTGTGAAAccacaaaaacagcagaggaatTTATTTGCAGCTGCAACCATCTGAGCTTCTTTGCTGTGCTTGTG AACCCACAATTATCAGTGAGTAAATCTCACGCTGAAGAGCTCAGCTACATCACTTACATTGGATCAGCACTCTCCATTGTGTTCACATTCATCAGCTTGATCATCTATATTTGTTTACA TCGACGGCGTCCAGAGAAGGCGACCAGACTGCACATGCAGCTAACAGGAGCGATGCTCTGCCTCCACCTCAGCTTCCTGCTGTGCTGTTTCTGGGTATGGCTGCTGAATGAGAATGAGGACAGCTCAGTTTGTCTGGTTCTTGGTCTGTTTTTACACTGGTCTCTGCTGGCCACCTTCAGCTGGACTGCTCTGGAGGGCTTCCACCTCTACCTTCTGCTTTCCCGCGTTTTTAACATCGACTTCAGGAGATACCTGCTCAAACTCAGCCTGGTTGGATGGG GATTTCCGACACTGGTTGCAGCGATTTGCGGGATTTCAGGTGTTTATGGCAAATACACTCTACGACTGAGGGATTCCAAAATCCCCAATACAACAGCACACAT ATGCTGGATGAGCAGCGAGTTCCCGCAGAAGCACCTTCTAGTCAGCTACATCACAACTGTGGCCTTTCCTTCCTTAGTGGTACTGTTTAATGCCTGCATTATGGGGCTAGTTGTGTTTAAGCTCTACGGGATAAGAACGGGTACTGGAAGCATTGGAAACAGGGTTGACTGGAAGAAGATAAAGAATGACAAAGGCTGGAATTTATGGAAGGACTCTGTCAAAGTGCTGGGCCTCAGCTTTGTGCTGGGGTTACCCTGGGGGTTCTCCAGCACCACATACATTTCACTCCCTGGGATCTACGTATTCACAATATTCAACTCCCTCCAAG gTGTCTTTATCTTCCTGTGGTCTGTGGCTTTGACCAGAAGGTCTCATTCTGACAATAACTCATCATATAACTGTCACAAAAAGACAACCGCCAGTTTAAATAGCAGCTGA
- the slc7a6os gene encoding putative RNA polymerase II nuclear localization protein SLC7A6OS — protein sequence MDPNTTILRVKRKRGTDPADALLLACKRIRPETSQSSGETVPEPNEADVENSVFKLVATVATQDAPVQTQVRQALARPRMAHALRPSATSSQRILGDLRSTKWSTRREERYRILSSHRAGLSAPAEQQTLQSDASECVEETGKETDKCWGLGEIQVVDLIHEDGEDQDKPSGKMPSSVTEEILCNNTKMLRERLSVSGDGLGGAHREQDDDYVYDLYYQETVTPGWIQDILSVRAYADEGELVPDLVVHEEEVYEDEDDENEEGNWRNDYPDEESDTDSDREERYGGYWEEEHSYSRRSWQCYQREVMHELGRPGEEDNDHNDYDDDDDDDGDKYDSD from the exons ATGGATCCAAACACCACAATTCTCCGAGTCAAGAGAAAAAGGGGGACCGACCCTGCAGACGCTCTGCTGCTGGCGTGCAAACGTATACGTCCCGAAACGTCCCAGAGTTCAGGCGAAACAGTACCTGAGCCCAATGAAGCCGATGTGGAAAACTCTGTCTTCAAACTCGTGGCGACCGTAGCGACACAG GATGCTCCCGTCCAGACGCAGGTTCGACAGGCTTTGGCTCGGCCTCGCATGGCTCATGCTCTGCGCCCCTCTGCCACCAGCTCACAGCGGATACTCGGTGACCTACGCAGCACAAAGTGGAGCACCCGGAGGGAGGAACGCTACAGAATACTCTCGAGCCACCGTGCAGGTCTGTCAGCCCCAGCTGAGCAACAGACACTACAGTCGGATGCTTCTGAATGTGTAGAGGAAACggggaaagagacagacaaatgCTGGGGGCTGGGTGAAATCCAGGTGGTGGATCTCATCCATGAGGATGGAGAGGACCAGGataaaccttctggcaag ATGCCGTCCTCAGTCACAGAAGAGATCCTCTGTAACAACACCAAGATGCTGCGGGAGCGTCTGAGCGTATCTGGAGATGGATTGGGGGGAGCGCACCGGGAGCAGGACGATGACTACGTCTATGATCTTTACTACCAAGAAACAGTCACACCGGGGTGGATCCAGGACATCCTGTCTGTCAGGGCCTATGCTGATGAGGGAGAACTG gttCCTGACCTTGTGGTTCATGAAGAGGAAGTGTatgaagatgaggatgatgagAATGAGGAAGGCAACTGGAGGAATGACTACCCCGATGAGGAGAGTGATACAGACAGTGACAGAGAGGAGCGCTACGGTG GTTACTGGGAGGAGGAACACTCgtacagcaggaggagctggcagTGCTACCAGAGGGAAGTGATGCATGAGCTGGGCCGCCCAGGTGAAGAAGATAACGACCACAACGATTATGAtgacgacgatgatgatgatggagacAAATATGATTCCGATTGA